One genomic region from Epinephelus moara isolate mb chromosome 8, YSFRI_EMoa_1.0, whole genome shotgun sequence encodes:
- the smim15 gene encoding small integral membrane protein 15, whose product MIDVRAWAEYVVEWAAKDPYGFLTTVILALTPLFIASALLSWKLAKMIEARDREQKKKQKRQENIAKAKRTKKD is encoded by the coding sequence ATGATTGACGTTCGGGCATGGGCAGAGTATGTGGTGGAGTGGGCTGCCAAGGACCCCTACGGTTTCCTCACCACTGTCATACTGGCTCTCACACCTCTCTTCATTGCCAGTGCACTGCTGTCCTGGAAACTGGCCAAGATGATTGAGGCACGTGACCGGGAACAGAAGAAAAAGCAGAAACGTCAGGAAAACATAGCCAAGGCCAAGAGGACCAAGAAGGACTGA